In Picosynechococcus sp. PCC 7002, the following are encoded in one genomic region:
- a CDS encoding homogentisate phytyltransferase, translating into MKSSISPTAPRPSFLASLWQFSRPHTIIGTSLSVWALALLAVTPETFSWGYGQSVLGAWLACLAGNVFIVGLNQLTDIDIDKINKPHLPVAAGHFSRKTGWGIVWFCGALALILSAFSGLWLGVTVWGSLAIGTMYSLPPVRLKRFPLLAAMCIFTVRGVVVNLGLFAHFQTMLQNPVVITPTVWLLTGFIIVFTVAIAIFKDVPDLEGDRQYQITTFTILLGKKRIFQLSLGIIFACYAGMILGEITMTTSLNQLLFIGCHLILGALLWWRSRQIDLESKKSIASFYQFIWKLFFLEYLLFPLAHWL; encoded by the coding sequence GTGAAGTCTTCTATTTCTCCCACTGCCCCGCGACCGTCATTTCTTGCTTCCCTATGGCAATTTTCCCGGCCCCATACGATTATCGGCACGAGTCTGAGTGTTTGGGCTTTGGCGCTGTTGGCGGTGACCCCTGAAACATTTTCCTGGGGCTATGGTCAGTCGGTGCTTGGTGCTTGGCTCGCTTGTCTGGCGGGCAATGTCTTTATTGTCGGCCTCAATCAACTGACGGACATTGACATTGACAAAATTAATAAACCCCATTTACCAGTGGCGGCGGGACATTTTTCTCGAAAAACAGGTTGGGGTATTGTCTGGTTTTGCGGAGCTTTAGCGCTGATTTTGAGTGCTTTTAGTGGCCTGTGGCTTGGGGTGACGGTGTGGGGGAGCTTGGCCATCGGGACAATGTATTCTCTGCCCCCAGTGCGCCTGAAACGGTTTCCCCTACTCGCAGCGATGTGTATTTTTACGGTGCGGGGTGTGGTGGTGAACCTTGGTCTTTTTGCCCATTTTCAGACGATGTTACAGAACCCAGTGGTGATTACGCCGACGGTATGGCTGTTGACGGGGTTTATTATTGTGTTTACGGTAGCGATCGCCATTTTCAAAGACGTACCGGATCTAGAGGGCGATCGCCAATATCAAATCACAACCTTTACAATTTTATTGGGCAAAAAACGGATTTTTCAGCTTTCGTTGGGGATTATTTTTGCCTGTTACGCCGGGATGATTCTCGGTGAAATAACGATGACCACCAGTTTGAATCAACTGCTATTTATTGGGTGTCACCTTATCCTGGGTGCTCTGCTGTGGTGGCGTAGTCGTCAGATTGATCTTGAATCGAAAAAATCTATTGCCAGCTTTTATCAATTTATTTGGAAACTCTTCTTTCTGGAATATCTTTTGTTTCCCCTCGCCCATTGGCTTTAA
- the acsF gene encoding magnesium-protoporphyrin IX monomethyl ester (oxidative) cyclase: protein MVSTVNKSAGVEELRPGVKVPAKETILTPRFYTTDFDEMAKMDLSVNEEEMEAIIEEFRVDYNRHHFVRDESFDISFDHIQGETRQLFIEFLERSCTAEFSGFLLYKELGRRLKDKNPLLAEGFNLMSRDEARHAGFLNKAMTDFNLSLDLGFLTKSRSYTFFKPKFIFYATYLSEKIGYWRYIKIYRHLEKNPEDRIYPIFKFFENWCQDENRHGDFFDALMKTQPNILNDWKARLWCRFFLLSVFATMYLNDTQRHGFYESIGLNAREFDKEVIWETNNTAGRVFPIILDVEKPEFYERLETCVKNGEKLREIDASDAPAPVKLLKKLPAYLSNATQFISLYLMKPIRVDQLAGTVR, encoded by the coding sequence ATGGTAAGCACTGTTAACAAATCTGCTGGCGTAGAGGAATTGCGCCCCGGCGTGAAAGTTCCGGCGAAGGAAACTATCCTGACTCCCCGCTTTTACACCACCGACTTCGATGAAATGGCGAAGATGGATCTTTCTGTCAACGAAGAAGAGATGGAAGCGATCATCGAAGAATTCCGCGTGGACTACAACCGTCATCACTTTGTTCGGGATGAGTCTTTTGATATCTCCTTCGACCATATCCAAGGGGAAACCCGGCAACTCTTCATCGAGTTCCTGGAGCGTTCCTGTACTGCTGAATTTTCTGGCTTCTTGCTCTACAAAGAATTAGGCCGTCGCCTTAAGGACAAGAATCCCCTGTTGGCTGAAGGGTTTAACCTCATGTCCCGGGACGAAGCGCGTCACGCTGGCTTCCTCAACAAGGCGATGACGGACTTTAACCTGTCCCTTGACCTCGGTTTCCTCACCAAGAGCCGCAGCTATACTTTCTTTAAGCCGAAGTTTATTTTCTACGCGACCTACCTTTCGGAAAAAATTGGGTACTGGCGTTACATCAAGATTTATCGTCACCTCGAAAAGAATCCCGAAGACCGCATTTATCCGATCTTCAAGTTTTTTGAAAACTGGTGCCAAGACGAAAACCGCCACGGGGATTTCTTTGATGCCCTGATGAAAACCCAGCCCAATATCCTTAATGACTGGAAAGCGCGGTTGTGGTGCCGTTTCTTCTTGCTCTCTGTCTTTGCGACGATGTATCTCAATGACACCCAACGCCATGGCTTCTACGAGTCCATCGGTTTGAATGCGCGGGAATTTGACAAGGAAGTGATTTGGGAAACCAATAATACCGCTGGCCGGGTCTTCCCGATCATTCTCGATGTCGAAAAGCCTGAGTTCTACGAGCGTTTAGAAACCTGCGTCAAGAACGGCGAAAAACTGCGGGAAATTGATGCCAGCGATGCGCCTGCGCCTGTGAAGCTGTTGAAGAAGTTACCTGCTTATCTCTCTAACGCAACCCAATTCATTAGTCTTTATCTGATGAAGCCGATCCGCGTTGATCAACTGGCTGGTACTGTTCGCTAA
- a CDS encoding daunorubicin resistance protein DrrA family ABC transporter ATP-binding protein yields MTVAVAIDHLQKSYGTTQAVKDVSFTVEQGKIFGLLGPNGAGKTTTIRCLCTLAQPDGGQIEVCGISALTQPKAVRQRLGYVAQEVAIDKILTGRELLNLQAALYHLPKSFIPQRVEQLLNALGLNDYADQKTGTYSGGLRKRLDLAAGLLHQPDVLVLDEPTVGLDIESRVAVWDFLRQLRAAGTTVIITSHYLEEIDALADSVAIIDQGKVIANGTPNELKDKVGGDRITLRIEEFTSAQNAEKAKEVVSALDFVESVIINGSQGNSLNLVVSRQGNHLSTIEQSIQAAGLPIFSLSQARPSLDDVYLAATGKTLMDAEIEAASKRDLKKEKKQQMKG; encoded by the coding sequence ATGACTGTTGCGGTTGCCATTGACCACCTCCAGAAAAGCTACGGCACCACCCAAGCGGTAAAGGATGTCTCCTTCACGGTGGAACAAGGAAAAATATTTGGGCTGTTGGGGCCAAACGGCGCAGGCAAAACGACGACGATTCGCTGTCTCTGTACCCTCGCCCAACCGGACGGAGGCCAGATCGAAGTCTGCGGTATTTCTGCCCTGACCCAACCGAAAGCAGTGCGACAACGGCTCGGCTATGTGGCCCAGGAAGTGGCGATCGACAAAATTCTCACGGGGCGGGAACTGCTGAATTTACAGGCGGCCCTCTACCATCTCCCGAAAAGCTTTATTCCCCAGCGGGTGGAACAACTCCTTAATGCCCTAGGTTTAAACGATTACGCTGACCAGAAAACAGGCACTTACTCCGGTGGTTTGCGCAAACGCTTGGATTTAGCGGCAGGTCTGCTCCATCAACCGGATGTGTTGGTTCTAGACGAGCCGACGGTGGGCCTCGATATCGAAAGCCGTGTTGCAGTTTGGGATTTTCTGCGGCAACTGCGGGCGGCAGGCACAACGGTAATTATCACCAGCCATTATCTCGAAGAAATTGATGCCCTCGCCGATAGTGTTGCCATTATTGATCAAGGCAAAGTCATTGCCAACGGCACCCCCAACGAACTGAAGGATAAAGTGGGTGGCGATCGCATCACGTTGCGCATCGAAGAATTTACTTCTGCCCAGAATGCCGAAAAAGCGAAAGAAGTGGTGTCGGCTTTAGATTTTGTTGAGAGCGTGATTATTAATGGCTCCCAAGGGAATTCTTTGAATCTGGTGGTGAGTCGCCAGGGCAATCACCTGAGCACCATTGAGCAAAGCATTCAAGCGGCTGGACTGCCCATTTTTAGCTTGAGTCAAGCGCGGCCTAGTTTGGATGACGTTTATCTCGCGGCTACGGGTAAGACCCTCATGGATGCCGAAATCGAAGCGGCCAGCAAGCGGGATCTCAAAAAAGAGAAAAAGCAACAAATGAAAGGTTAA
- a CDS encoding alpha/beta fold hydrolase, whose product MGCVVRNGRLRLNQGQIFWRETGQGEAIAFIHREYSDGSQWLDFFENVGPDYQCFAPDLLGFGDSDPAVSSQSIQWQSEILAEFFSQLNLKKIYFVGDSLGAWVATRYALNNPEQIQGLVLLSPIGFEAPNNAGYFLEKCLLLPIPILPWGLKLLYPLGKLIGLGQKIQKLLNYRQQLLKSPASRRLLFQRHPSEIQAEYLNSELSQLTAPTLIVSADQGSHQALLFAQKILQAQMVKVQDKIEAIALIKNWLKQQ is encoded by the coding sequence ATGGGATGTGTTGTTCGGAATGGACGCCTACGTTTAAATCAAGGCCAGATTTTTTGGCGGGAAACAGGTCAAGGGGAGGCGATCGCCTTTATTCACCGGGAATATAGCGACGGTAGTCAGTGGTTAGATTTTTTTGAAAATGTAGGGCCAGATTATCAATGCTTTGCGCCGGATTTGTTGGGGTTTGGGGATTCTGATCCAGCAGTTTCGTCCCAGTCTATTCAATGGCAAAGTGAAATTTTAGCAGAGTTTTTTAGCCAGTTAAATCTTAAGAAAATATATTTTGTGGGAGATTCCCTTGGAGCTTGGGTCGCTACCCGTTATGCTCTGAACAATCCTGAACAAATTCAAGGTTTGGTCTTACTTTCTCCGATTGGTTTTGAAGCCCCAAATAATGCTGGTTATTTCCTTGAAAAATGCTTATTATTACCAATCCCAATTTTGCCTTGGGGACTTAAATTACTCTACCCCCTAGGTAAGCTAATTGGCCTCGGTCAAAAGATTCAAAAACTTCTCAACTATCGACAACAGTTGCTTAAATCTCCGGCCAGTCGGCGACTTTTGTTTCAGCGGCATCCCAGTGAAATTCAGGCAGAATATCTAAACTCTGAATTGTCTCAGCTAACTGCACCTACGTTAATTGTTTCAGCCGATCAAGGCTCCCACCAAGCCCTATTGTTTGCCCAAAAAATTCTTCAAGCACAAATGGTTAAAGTCCAAGACAAAATAGAGGCGATCGCCTTGATTAAAAACTGGCTAAAACAACAATGA
- a CDS encoding inositol monophosphatase family protein — MVDALFWTDILTFAADTSHRIGAELTEKFGKLTAVRKADGSLVTEADQWSDREICQAIATAFPDHGILSEEKTHILPGNDWCWVIDPIDGTTNFTRGIPIWGISLGLLYKGTPVFGYVHFPWLRQSFHGYWYGDSGLTGPTGAFCNGEPLQTSDDEPSLNHIFNLCARSTAVAAQPNFPCKIRLMGVASYNVLIVASGAALGGVEATSKIWDIAAVWAIIQAAGGAIESLEPNPMFPLEIGKNYGDRPFPCLTASRAELIPVFKPWVQFIGDQVCEKYGL, encoded by the coding sequence ATGGTTGATGCATTATTTTGGACGGATATTTTGACCTTTGCGGCGGACACAAGCCACCGGATTGGCGCAGAATTAACGGAAAAATTTGGGAAGCTCACGGCGGTACGCAAAGCCGATGGTAGCCTCGTGACGGAAGCAGATCAGTGGTCTGATCGAGAAATTTGTCAGGCGATCGCCACAGCCTTCCCTGACCATGGCATTCTCAGCGAAGAAAAAACGCATATTTTGCCTGGAAATGATTGGTGCTGGGTGATTGATCCCATTGACGGCACAACGAATTTTACGCGGGGCATTCCGATCTGGGGCATTTCCCTGGGGCTACTCTACAAAGGCACCCCTGTTTTTGGTTATGTGCATTTCCCTTGGTTGCGCCAATCCTTCCATGGCTATTGGTACGGAGACTCCGGTTTAACGGGGCCAACGGGGGCGTTTTGTAATGGCGAACCGCTCCAGACCAGCGACGACGAGCCGAGCCTAAACCATATTTTTAACCTCTGTGCCCGCAGTACGGCAGTGGCAGCTCAACCGAATTTTCCCTGTAAGATTCGCTTGATGGGGGTTGCCAGCTATAACGTTTTAATCGTGGCTTCGGGGGCGGCCCTAGGGGGCGTGGAAGCGACGTCGAAAATTTGGGATATTGCGGCGGTGTGGGCGATTATCCAGGCGGCTGGGGGAGCCATTGAATCCCTCGAACCAAATCCGATGTTTCCTTTAGAAATCGGCAAAAATTATGGCGATCGCCCTTTTCCTTGTTTAACGGCGAGTCGGGCAGAACTGATTCCCGTCTTCAAACCCTGGGTACAATTTATTGGCGATCAAGTCTGCGAAAAATACGGATTGTAA